The Paenibacillus sp. FSL R7-0204 genome includes a region encoding these proteins:
- a CDS encoding LysR family transcriptional regulator, producing the protein MLNNYKYFLVLAEELNISNAAKRLYISHQSLSKYLKGLEEKHGVAFFERKPKITLTSAGKIMQNTLRQIELLDQNMENQLIDLKEDKSGSIHFGITEGRYPIIVPKLLKEFYDLHPKVELIIHRRTSPQMQEMVLNNSLDLFLSGVDNIVTPLVKYETILHEQMYIVISDNLLKQYFPDQYPGCINTFADGADLRLFQHVPFVLNKKNFNSRILLDKHLSERGISLNCINELTQPDIHHLLCAEDYAASFCLTMYLRGIDGLNESGNTNSHLHVFPISDFAYFNPLALIYHRNKIFPSYTEDLKKIVKRYCSPASYLQQS; encoded by the coding sequence ATGCTCAATAACTATAAATACTTTCTAGTTCTGGCCGAAGAGCTGAACATTTCAAATGCAGCCAAACGTCTCTATATTTCCCACCAATCTTTAAGCAAATACTTAAAAGGGCTGGAAGAGAAGCATGGTGTTGCTTTTTTTGAGAGGAAGCCCAAAATAACCTTAACATCCGCCGGGAAAATCATGCAGAACACCTTGCGTCAGATTGAGCTTCTGGATCAAAATATGGAGAATCAGCTCATAGACCTTAAGGAAGATAAATCGGGTAGCATCCACTTCGGGATCACTGAAGGGCGCTATCCCATTATTGTTCCGAAGCTGTTAAAGGAGTTCTACGATCTTCACCCCAAGGTCGAGTTGATTATTCATCGAAGGACTTCACCGCAGATGCAGGAGATGGTACTGAACAATTCGCTGGATCTGTTTCTGTCTGGTGTTGATAATATTGTTACTCCACTTGTGAAGTACGAGACGATTCTCCATGAGCAGATGTATATTGTGATCTCGGACAATTTACTGAAGCAGTATTTTCCGGATCAATATCCGGGATGTATCAATACGTTTGCCGATGGTGCCGACCTCAGACTGTTCCAGCATGTGCCGTTTGTGCTGAACAAGAAAAACTTCAATTCCCGTATTCTGCTTGACAAGCATCTGTCTGAACGCGGAATATCGCTGAACTGCATTAATGAACTGACTCAGCCTGATATCCATCATCTGTTGTGTGCCGAAGACTATGCAGCCAGCTTCTGTCTCACAATGTATCTCAGGGGAATCGATGGGCTTAATGAGTCCGGTAATACGAACTCCCATCTTCATGTGTTTCCGATTTCGGACTTTGCTTACTTTAACCCGCTGGCGCTAATTTATCATAGAAATAAAATTTTCCCGTCCTATACGGAGGATTTGAAAAAAATAGTAAAACGCTACTGTAGCCCTGCATCGTATCTCCAGCAGTCGTAA
- a CDS encoding DJ-1 family glyoxalase III: protein MSKIAVLMAEGYEEGETLTIVDILRRAGLTCDTFYFGDKLVKGMHGIYVEGDKPFGEEVKAYDMVVLPGGRPGGQNLKENPDVIAMVQYFNQNNKHIAAMCSGTVVLSDAKVIEGKEVTGYVGYAEKLIGGIFKDQVVVADQNLVTSQGPATPYPFAYKIAEIFGKDTSALREKMLYHMAGGK, encoded by the coding sequence ATGAGTAAAATAGCAGTACTGATGGCGGAAGGTTACGAAGAAGGCGAAACATTAACCATTGTAGATATCTTGAGAAGAGCCGGACTGACCTGTGATACATTCTATTTCGGCGACAAGCTGGTTAAGGGCATGCACGGCATTTATGTGGAGGGTGACAAGCCTTTTGGCGAAGAAGTTAAAGCGTACGACATGGTTGTACTGCCGGGCGGCCGTCCAGGAGGACAGAATCTGAAAGAGAATCCGGACGTTATTGCAATGGTGCAATACTTCAACCAGAACAATAAACACATCGCTGCAATGTGCTCGGGAACCGTCGTCTTATCCGATGCTAAAGTTATTGAAGGCAAAGAGGTAACTGGATATGTGGGCTATGCGGAAAAGCTGATTGGCGGTATTTTCAAAGACCAGGTCGTTGTAGCGGATCAGAATCTTGTTACGAGCCAGGGTCCGGCAACGCCATATCCGTTCGCCTATAAGATTGCGGAAATCTTCGGCAAGGATACCTCCGCACTGCGTGAGAAAATGTTATACCATATGGCCGGGGGCAAGTAG
- a CDS encoding acyltransferase domain-containing protein — protein sequence MHSEIVFMFSGQGSQYNKMGLELFGKQPVFRQSMERLDRIVHGLTGKSVIEELYQNSRGKGASFENIVFSHPAIFMVQYALAETLEAEGITPRYTLGVSLGEYVALAVAKVLTPEQVLELIVTQVRLLEDTCGNGAMIAVLDHVQLYHGNAELNTRSELIAVNFDKHFTIACRSGHTGEIQQFLREQGVASLKLPVNYAFHSAFIDELEKPYRTYMQKLDYKTPAPGVTLVSAMTGGNVQMVDESFLWDVVRKPMNFRTALEDLTAGGPRLLLDLSPSGTLENFSKYILGKPLAHKVRSVVTPMASELGKLNEIVNDTLGGLKMQFTSLPKSYHVFLSETVRRIQLELEGPEGCYPLKLSLVSLPAEEGPFDYLSAEEKKQYYSFQYPKRRNSYVLGKLAAKMAVAGEQEDLAGIQIEHGILCQPLVAGSTRRVSITHCDTLGAAVDYDPRLLAGVDIELVDEKAVEAIRRITSRQEEELNYELGPQLATPLFLTLLWTAKEAMSKVIQTGFTVPTELFEIKQSSRCGQGVISQFKNFPQFKAVSVLREEYVYTLVLPAKAMTGATESRLLQALEGLLPEHLR from the coding sequence ATGCACAGCGAAATCGTGTTTATGTTCTCCGGGCAAGGCTCGCAATATAATAAAATGGGGCTTGAACTGTTCGGGAAGCAGCCGGTATTCCGGCAATCGATGGAACGCCTGGACCGGATTGTTCATGGGCTGACCGGCAAGAGCGTGATCGAAGAGCTGTATCAGAACTCACGAGGTAAGGGCGCCAGCTTCGAAAATATTGTCTTTTCCCACCCTGCAATCTTCATGGTGCAATACGCGCTGGCGGAGACTCTGGAAGCTGAGGGAATAACCCCACGCTACACGCTGGGAGTCAGTCTCGGGGAGTATGTTGCGCTGGCGGTGGCTAAGGTACTGACGCCTGAACAGGTGCTGGAGCTGATTGTGACGCAAGTACGGCTGCTTGAGGATACCTGCGGCAACGGTGCGATGATTGCCGTTCTGGATCATGTGCAGCTCTATCACGGGAACGCCGAGCTGAACACCCGCTCCGAGCTGATCGCTGTGAATTTCGACAAGCACTTCACCATCGCCTGCAGAAGCGGGCATACCGGCGAAATCCAGCAGTTCCTTAGAGAACAGGGCGTGGCCAGCCTGAAGCTGCCTGTGAACTACGCCTTTCATTCGGCATTCATCGATGAACTGGAGAAGCCTTACCGTACATATATGCAAAAGCTCGATTACAAGACGCCTGCTCCGGGAGTGACACTGGTATCGGCCATGACCGGGGGGAATGTGCAAATGGTGGATGAATCATTCTTGTGGGATGTAGTGAGGAAGCCGATGAATTTCCGCACAGCCCTGGAGGATCTGACTGCCGGCGGGCCGCGGCTGCTGCTCGATCTGAGCCCGTCGGGTACACTGGAGAACTTCAGCAAGTATATTCTCGGCAAGCCGCTGGCCCATAAGGTCCGCTCAGTGGTTACGCCGATGGCCAGCGAGCTGGGGAAGCTGAATGAGATTGTGAATGATACCTTAGGGGGCCTGAAGATGCAATTTACAAGCTTGCCAAAGTCATACCACGTGTTCCTCTCAGAGACCGTGAGACGAATTCAACTGGAGCTGGAAGGACCGGAGGGATGTTACCCGCTGAAGCTGAGTCTGGTTTCGTTGCCGGCGGAGGAGGGGCCGTTCGATTATCTCAGCGCGGAGGAGAAGAAGCAGTATTACAGCTTCCAGTATCCCAAGAGACGCAATAGCTATGTGCTGGGAAAGTTGGCAGCCAAAATGGCCGTGGCCGGTGAGCAGGAGGATCTGGCCGGGATTCAGATCGAGCACGGCATTCTGTGCCAGCCGCTTGTGGCGGGAAGCACCCGCCGGGTGAGCATCACCCATTGCGATACGCTGGGAGCGGCGGTGGACTATGATCCGCGCCTTCTCGCTGGCGTTGACATAGAGCTTGTGGACGAGAAGGCCGTGGAGGCCATCAGAAGAATCACCAGCAGGCAGGAGGAAGAACTGAACTATGAGCTGGGGCCCCAGCTTGCAACGCCGCTCTTTCTAACCTTGCTCTGGACGGCTAAGGAAGCGATGTCCAAGGTGATTCAGACCGGGTTCACCGTACCTACCGAGCTGTTCGAAATCAAGCAGAGCAGCCGCTGCGGGCAGGGGGTCATTAGCCAGTTCAAGAATTTCCCGCAATTCAAGGCGGTATCCGTCTTGCGCGAGGAATATGTATACACCCTTGTGCTTCCGGCCAAAGCCATGACCGGTGCTACAGAATCCCGGCTGCTGCAAGCTTTGGAGGGGCTGTTGCCTGAACACCTACGCTGA
- a CDS encoding 6-phospho-beta-glucosidase encodes MSKLAEDFLWGGAVAANQVEGGWNRRGKGVSVADVMTAAAHGVERRITDGIEENVYYPSHEASDLYARYKEDIKLFHEMGFKCFRTSIAWTRIFPNGDEVEPNEEGLQFYDDLFDTCLAYGIQPVVTISHFEMPYHLVTAYGGWRNRKLIDFYLNYCEAICTRYRTKVKYWMTFNEINMIVRKPWKPGGIKWAEGENKLQTMYQAAHYMLVASARAVKLGKEINPEFVIGGMFLHPTSYAATCDPNDVLAHVKKLQQAYFLLDVHVKGKYPAAYYAFLKQHDLEIQTAPEDARILTEGTVDYIGFSYYSSSVVMANPTDQDKSEGNEISGYKNPLLPASEWGWQIDPVGLRITLNWLYDKYQIPLFIVENGLGAVDTLEQDDKVHDPYRIDYLRRHVEEMKKAILEDGVEVMGYTPWGCIDLVSAGTGEMKKRYGLIYVDKDNDGKGTLRRVKKDSFHWYKECIASHGENL; translated from the coding sequence ATGAGCAAGTTAGCAGAAGACTTCCTGTGGGGAGGCGCTGTAGCAGCCAATCAGGTTGAAGGGGGCTGGAACCGGCGCGGCAAGGGTGTCAGTGTTGCAGATGTGATGACAGCTGCTGCGCATGGTGTAGAGCGGAGAATCACCGATGGAATTGAAGAGAATGTGTATTATCCCAGCCATGAGGCAAGTGATTTGTATGCCCGCTACAAGGAAGATATCAAGCTGTTTCATGAGATGGGGTTCAAATGCTTCAGAACCAGTATCGCTTGGACCCGGATCTTCCCCAACGGGGATGAAGTAGAGCCGAATGAGGAAGGGCTGCAATTCTATGATGACCTGTTCGATACTTGCCTGGCCTACGGAATTCAGCCGGTGGTCACAATCTCGCACTTCGAGATGCCTTATCATCTGGTGACAGCATACGGAGGATGGCGCAACCGCAAATTGATTGATTTCTACCTAAACTACTGCGAAGCCATCTGTACCAGGTACCGGACCAAGGTCAAGTATTGGATGACTTTTAATGAAATCAACATGATTGTACGAAAGCCCTGGAAGCCAGGAGGTATCAAGTGGGCTGAAGGGGAGAACAAGCTGCAAACGATGTATCAGGCAGCACATTATATGCTGGTAGCCAGTGCAAGGGCAGTCAAGCTGGGTAAAGAGATCAATCCCGAATTTGTCATCGGCGGAATGTTCCTTCATCCAACGTCTTATGCAGCAACCTGTGATCCTAATGATGTGCTCGCCCATGTCAAAAAACTTCAACAAGCCTACTTTCTGCTCGATGTTCATGTCAAAGGGAAGTACCCGGCCGCGTACTATGCCTTTCTGAAGCAGCACGACCTGGAGATCCAGACAGCGCCTGAGGACGCAAGAATTCTAACCGAGGGAACGGTAGACTATATCGGCTTCAGCTATTATTCCAGCTCTGTTGTTATGGCTAATCCCACAGACCAGGATAAGAGCGAGGGGAATGAGATCAGCGGATACAAGAATCCGCTCCTGCCGGCCAGTGAATGGGGTTGGCAGATTGATCCGGTCGGCCTCAGAATTACGCTCAACTGGCTGTATGACAAGTACCAAATTCCACTTTTCATCGTAGAGAATGGTCTTGGTGCCGTAGATACACTGGAGCAGGATGATAAAGTGCATGATCCTTATCGAATTGACTATCTTAGACGGCATGTGGAAGAGATGAAAAAAGCCATACTGGAAGATGGGGTAGAAGTGATGGGCTATACCCCTTGGGGTTGCATTGATCTTGTCAGTGCAGGAACAGGAGAAATGAAGAAGAGATACGGCCTGATCTACGTTGATAAAGACAATGATGGCAAAGGCACCTTAAGAAGGGTCAAAAAAGATTCGTTCCACTGGTACAAGGAATGTATCGCCAGCCACGGGGAGAATTTGTAG
- a CDS encoding MmgE/PrpD family protein, whose amino-acid sequence MIVELADYVARLRYEDLSERAIEVGKQVILDAYGNLVFGRYSETSERIMEYAQMADSLNTSEAPVSLIGEEEIHTSSDTAVFVHTMLARCADLDDGYRHAMGHPGSVLVPLLLSMAELHCKDGKQMITAIVAAYDVYARLGEAINPFMYRERGFDATGVCGAVAAAALVSKLTDADTSRTKDAMGIASLFTGGLIEYQNDGTSGKILCSGWAALTGMRAVRLAACGFTGPDAALEGKYGFFQAFKGTSGHCNTSQVLEGLGQNFKITSIYFKRHACQRGLHATLDAMLEMRDKYDLTPSKIKSVDVRTSSFVYRLNNPKPKTAIGAQASTQFTSAVALKYGRMDSEALIFRSFEDPEIHELVQKITVTQDEEVQQYLHENPTHFCAARVVLTLHDGSTYEKWMPVPLGDTETPFGWEMLEHKFSQLIAGTPCERNGQDRIRLIKNLENTSNANMLLRI is encoded by the coding sequence ATGATTGTTGAACTGGCAGATTATGTGGCCCGTCTCCGGTATGAGGATCTATCCGAAAGGGCTATAGAGGTTGGTAAACAGGTGATCCTGGATGCCTACGGGAATCTGGTGTTCGGCCGTTACTCTGAAACAAGTGAGCGCATTATGGAGTATGCGCAGATGGCAGATAGCTTGAATACAAGTGAAGCTCCGGTATCGCTGATCGGTGAGGAGGAGATCCATACCAGTTCAGATACAGCGGTGTTCGTACATACGATGCTGGCACGTTGCGCAGATCTGGATGATGGATACCGCCACGCCATGGGGCATCCCGGCTCTGTGCTGGTCCCCCTCCTGCTTAGTATGGCAGAGCTGCACTGCAAGGACGGCAAACAAATGATTACGGCAATTGTGGCAGCATATGATGTGTACGCCAGGTTAGGCGAGGCGATTAATCCCTTTATGTACCGGGAACGGGGCTTTGATGCTACCGGGGTATGCGGGGCGGTCGCGGCTGCTGCTTTGGTAAGCAAATTAACGGATGCGGATACTTCCCGGACCAAGGATGCTATGGGAATTGCTTCGCTGTTCACAGGGGGATTAATAGAATATCAGAACGACGGGACTTCCGGCAAAATTCTGTGCAGCGGCTGGGCTGCTCTAACAGGGATGAGGGCTGTAAGACTGGCGGCCTGCGGATTTACCGGCCCGGATGCTGCGCTTGAAGGGAAGTATGGGTTTTTCCAGGCGTTCAAGGGTACCAGCGGTCATTGTAATACGAGTCAGGTGCTTGAAGGATTGGGCCAGAACTTCAAAATAACCAGTATCTATTTCAAACGTCATGCCTGCCAGCGCGGGCTTCATGCCACACTGGATGCCATGCTGGAAATGCGGGATAAGTATGATCTCACACCTTCGAAGATAAAATCCGTCGATGTGAGAACGTCTTCCTTCGTCTATCGTCTAAATAACCCCAAACCCAAGACAGCCATAGGAGCTCAGGCCAGCACACAGTTTACTTCAGCCGTAGCACTCAAGTATGGCCGTATGGATTCAGAGGCTTTAATTTTCAGAAGCTTTGAAGATCCTGAGATTCATGAATTGGTTCAAAAAATAACAGTCACCCAGGATGAGGAAGTACAGCAGTACTTGCATGAGAACCCGACGCATTTTTGTGCTGCACGTGTTGTGTTGACATTACATGACGGCAGTACATACGAGAAGTGGATGCCTGTTCCGCTTGGCGATACAGAAACCCCGTTCGGCTGGGAGATGCTTGAACACAAATTCAGTCAATTGATTGCAGGCACGCCGTGTGAGAGAAACGGACAGGACAGAATCAGACTGATCAAAAATCTTGAGAACACGAGCAATGCCAATATGCTCCTTCGGATCTGA
- a CDS encoding DJ-1 family glyoxalase III: MSKVAVILAEGFEESETLTIVDILRRAQIECHMFSTAGELVRGSHDIVVKADAIIGDDVKSYDMIVLPGGMPGAANLRDDDRVIRLLQEMNEAGKFVGAMCAAPLALGRAGVLENKNFTAYVGYQDKIETSGSFKEDVVVIDGNLITSRGPATSYAFAYALVDALGGDSMAVKNRMVYFNAFDAE, encoded by the coding sequence GTGAGCAAAGTTGCAGTTATACTGGCAGAAGGATTTGAAGAGAGTGAAACACTGACCATTGTGGATATTTTGAGACGGGCACAGATCGAGTGTCACATGTTCAGTACAGCAGGTGAACTCGTTCGCGGCAGTCACGACATTGTAGTCAAAGCAGATGCAATTATTGGTGATGATGTTAAAAGCTACGACATGATCGTACTGCCCGGAGGCATGCCGGGAGCGGCTAATCTTCGCGATGACGACCGGGTCATCAGACTGCTCCAAGAGATGAATGAAGCGGGGAAATTTGTAGGAGCGATGTGTGCAGCTCCTCTTGCACTAGGCAGAGCAGGGGTGCTGGAGAATAAGAATTTCACCGCTTATGTCGGTTATCAGGACAAGATTGAAACGAGCGGCTCCTTTAAGGAAGATGTTGTTGTCATTGACGGCAATCTCATTACAAGCCGGGGACCGGCAACCTCATATGCGTTCGCTTACGCATTGGTGGATGCATTAGGTGGAGATAGTATGGCTGTCAAGAACCGAATGGTATATTTCAACGCATTTGATGCTGAATAG
- a CDS encoding glucose PTS transporter subunit IIA, whose translation MKTEDLAKEIIANIGQDNITYATHCATRLRFNVKDESLVNLKALDRLEGVLRAQFNSGQLQIIIGAKVKIVFDAVSERLDLENSDIEVKSVKQKKNVISRVIETIAGIFGPVIPVLIGCGMVKSVLAILTTMKLLETTSGAYVTFNLISDLIFYFFPFFLAVSAAKKFKTNEYLAVALAGAYMYPTIMEGAAKAAETGITSISFFGLPLLLVNYKSTIIPIILSVWVMSYVYRFVDKRIPDMFKILFVPMLVLFIMVPLGLIAIGPLGTYIGKGVAAVVTYLYTVNGVIGSFLFGTFRPILIIFGMHYAITPINSQLIAEYGYSVISPANLTGNLAQAGACLGVFFLLKHKASKSSALSSGVTALFGITEPAIFGFNLKYKRPFICAMLAGGIGAAYINFWGGGATALILPGILALPTYIADSYIHIIIGIAISIILAMGAVLIWGIEEDIPATANAASGDAPATPVSPVTSGAACPAGPLMICSPINGTIKDITAIDDPIFALGSGAAVESVDGKVYAPFNGKVVSLFPTRHAIGLMSDEGVEMLVHVGINTVKLKGKHFTAHVQQDQIIRQGDVLLEYDVEAIRAAGYDTVVPIIISNTFDYQGVEQVAAGRVAPTEHLLRIQV comes from the coding sequence ATGAAAACAGAGGATTTGGCAAAAGAGATTATTGCCAACATAGGTCAGGATAATATTACGTATGCCACCCATTGTGCAACAAGATTGAGATTCAATGTAAAAGATGAATCTCTGGTCAATTTGAAAGCGCTTGATCGGCTGGAGGGTGTGCTCAGAGCCCAGTTCAACAGCGGACAGCTGCAGATCATAATTGGTGCAAAAGTCAAAATTGTATTCGATGCAGTGAGTGAACGACTCGATCTGGAGAATTCAGATATCGAAGTCAAAAGTGTGAAGCAGAAAAAGAATGTGATATCACGGGTTATAGAGACGATTGCAGGTATATTCGGACCTGTAATCCCTGTATTGATCGGATGCGGCATGGTCAAGTCTGTACTGGCCATTCTGACTACCATGAAGCTCTTGGAGACAACAAGCGGCGCGTATGTAACCTTTAATCTGATTAGTGATCTGATCTTCTATTTCTTCCCCTTCTTCCTTGCGGTTAGTGCAGCTAAGAAATTCAAAACAAACGAGTATCTGGCAGTCGCCCTCGCAGGGGCGTACATGTACCCTACCATTATGGAGGGGGCGGCCAAAGCAGCGGAGACAGGTATTACCAGCATAAGCTTTTTTGGGCTACCGTTACTGCTGGTCAATTATAAATCCACCATTATTCCGATCATTCTCTCCGTATGGGTCATGAGTTATGTATACCGCTTCGTGGACAAACGCATCCCGGATATGTTCAAAATCCTGTTCGTTCCGATGCTTGTGCTATTCATCATGGTTCCACTGGGACTGATCGCCATTGGGCCGCTTGGAACCTACATCGGCAAGGGTGTAGCCGCGGTTGTCACATATCTGTATACGGTGAATGGTGTCATCGGCTCCTTCCTGTTCGGAACCTTCAGACCGATTCTGATTATCTTCGGCATGCACTATGCGATTACACCCATCAACAGCCAGCTGATTGCAGAATACGGCTATTCCGTAATTTCTCCGGCGAACCTGACAGGGAATCTGGCTCAGGCCGGAGCTTGTCTGGGCGTATTCTTCTTATTGAAGCATAAAGCCAGCAAGTCAAGTGCATTATCCAGCGGTGTAACCGCATTGTTCGGTATCACAGAGCCGGCGATCTTCGGATTCAATCTGAAGTACAAAAGACCATTTATCTGTGCCATGTTAGCCGGCGGTATTGGAGCTGCTTATATTAACTTTTGGGGTGGCGGTGCTACAGCCTTAATCTTGCCGGGCATCCTGGCATTGCCAACCTATATCGCAGACAGCTATATTCACATCATTATTGGTATTGCAATCAGTATTATTCTTGCTATGGGGGCTGTGCTGATCTGGGGCATTGAAGAGGATATTCCGGCAACCGCTAATGCTGCTTCCGGAGATGCTCCTGCCACACCGGTTAGCCCTGTGACCAGCGGAGCTGCCTGTCCGGCAGGACCCCTTATGATCTGCTCCCCTATTAATGGAACAATCAAAGATATCACTGCAATTGATGATCCGATCTTTGCTCTGGGCAGCGGGGCAGCCGTTGAATCCGTGGATGGAAAGGTATATGCCCCGTTTAACGGAAAGGTTGTATCCTTATTTCCAACCCGTCATGCGATCGGTCTGATGTCCGATGAAGGTGTTGAGATGCTGGTACATGTCGGAATCAATACGGTCAAGCTAAAAGGCAAGCACTTTACTGCACATGTGCAGCAGGATCAGATTATCCGGCAAGGTGATGTGCTGCTGGAATATGATGTTGAAGCGATCCGAGCAGCCGGATATGATACCGTCGTTCCAATTATTATCTCCAATACATTTGATTATCAAGGTGTAGAACAGGTTGCTGCCGGTCGTGTGGCCCCGACTGAGCACCTGCTGCGTATACAAGTCTGA
- a CDS encoding MBL fold metallo-hydrolase: protein MESTYDLFTIKTHCMNFLNYAYLGIDKTSRKAFVVDPSWDVSQMIRILDSHEATVTAVLLTHSHFDHTNMVKKLELLYRPTVYISKTEADYYKYRCNRLRTVEDMDLIRIGDSRITCLVTPGHTQGSVCYWGQDHLFSGDTVFIEGCGLCDSSGGSAEDMFHSIHRLIRLIPPSTRVYPGHSFGDPPGKEMSYLYKNNLYFQIDDINHFVKFRNRKNNARLFDFK, encoded by the coding sequence ATGGAATCAACCTATGATCTGTTTACGATCAAAACACATTGTATGAATTTCCTGAACTACGCATATCTAGGAATTGACAAGACCTCCCGCAAAGCTTTTGTGGTTGATCCGTCTTGGGATGTATCTCAGATGATCCGTATTCTGGATTCGCATGAGGCCACAGTCACGGCTGTTCTGCTGACCCACTCTCATTTTGATCATACCAATATGGTGAAGAAGCTTGAACTGCTCTATCGTCCTACTGTCTACATCTCCAAAACTGAGGCCGATTACTATAAATACCGCTGCAACAGGCTCCGAACCGTCGAGGATATGGACCTCATTCGTATCGGTGATTCACGAATCACCTGTCTTGTGACGCCTGGACATACGCAGGGAAGTGTCTGTTACTGGGGGCAGGACCATCTGTTCTCCGGGGATACGGTATTTATTGAAGGCTGCGGCTTATGCGACAGCAGCGGTGGTTCGGCCGAGGATATGTTCCACAGTATCCACCGGCTCATCCGGCTGATTCCTCCCAGCACCCGGGTATACCCGGGACATTCCTTCGGCGATCCGCCAGGCAAAGAGATGAGCTATCTCTACAAAAATAATCTGTATTTTCAGATTGATGATATCAATCATTTTGTGAAATTCAGGAACCGTAAGAATAATGCCAGACTGTTTGATTTCAAATAA
- a CDS encoding DinB family protein, translating into MSESNHAFGQALVKSLVGERGHIPIARALPDLTLELAGYTIEGIPYSIYQLVKHMGYWQDFMLTHLEGGQPQRPTSVQESWPAEKAPAEESQLQEAISHLLEGVDKAVAIAQNAQLDEPLAHFPGETKGGLLRNIASHNSYHLGEIVLLRRLQGAWPPPGGGYPA; encoded by the coding sequence ATGTCTGAATCCAATCATGCTTTTGGTCAAGCGCTGGTGAAATCTTTGGTAGGGGAACGCGGACATATTCCGATCGCCCGGGCCTTGCCGGATCTGACGCTGGAGCTTGCAGGTTATACAATAGAGGGAATTCCCTACTCCATCTATCAGTTGGTGAAGCATATGGGCTACTGGCAGGATTTCATGCTGACCCACCTGGAGGGCGGCCAGCCTCAGCGGCCTACAAGCGTACAGGAGAGCTGGCCTGCGGAGAAGGCCCCGGCAGAAGAGTCCCAGCTTCAAGAGGCTATCTCGCATTTGCTGGAAGGAGTCGATAAGGCGGTTGCCATCGCTCAGAATGCCCAGCTTGATGAGCCATTAGCCCATTTTCCAGGGGAGACCAAGGGAGGGCTTCTGCGTAACATTGCCTCTCATAACTCCTATCATCTGGGGGAGATTGTTCTGCTCCGCCGTCTGCAGGGAGCGTGGCCGCCGCCAGGGGGCGGTTATCCTGCTTGA